One Pocillopora verrucosa isolate sample1 chromosome 10, ASM3666991v2, whole genome shotgun sequence genomic window carries:
- the LOC131787094 gene encoding uncharacterized protein yields the protein MPSSMLDSNLCPPKAKKFAHSCRNASSGRLTYCVPPQHKLSTNTRIFQPEEMESRIILPPSLLTHLSEEVLVLILEYLDFRSLVMLGKTCRLFHRLCLSDLIWRHRCRVDFGLRTRWPEYTFIYLYEMFYKAEVLKNDHNFFRPVSQLKTSVIVWYLLNPVPPSQSVSHLTASQAKSIWGLTDEELESNYHDTDRERAMQEDFPSNYYEWTSLYKLFVRKHDGIRQMQTYVLKRCLRNRQALEEHFQLSLHSSRQQKWYQFLEDRDAGNRKALKALTEHMPRVTHSYMLHQITAMYIDGHLKGGFQTVEAYAGFCGYFKNWLDTKSIKLSVPRQGELVAEDYRACLEYVNSELAKHAEEIELTVNDFMSKAKPYVERLHEVWMWQNQNDTGYRKEHRPSSVVRRHKCYREFLEKGNMEDFNRLKMYFERKEIVVAWFKDNSWLHTLLGDFVMRPLRPACLSSDLSSSHFSSDCVSGLVQRFLETGYRSDFNKIRMKLSEMATLQLQNLVRKSRQLRDSIQQDVMKDDCVYVSDYEERNLMNFFGRDPFSEYGRRRIEVVTLD from the exons ACAAGGATTTTTCAACCCGAGGAAATGGAGTCTAGGATTATTTTACCGCCATCGTTGTTGACTCATTTAAGCGAAGAAGTTCTTGTGCTTATTTTGGAGTATTTGGACTTTAGGAGTCTTGTAATGTTGGGCAAAACTTGCCGACTTTTTCATCGACTCTGCCTCTCAGATCTCATATGGCGTCATCGATGTAGG gtGGATTTTGGTCTCAGAACAAGATGGCCAGAGTACACTTTCATTTACCTCTACGAAATGTTCTACAAAGCTGAAGTACTTAAAAatgatcataattttttcagACCAGTAAGTCAACTTAAAACATCTGTTATTGTTTGGTATCTGTTGAATCCTGTTCCTCCTTCACAAAGCGTGAGCCATTTAACTGCAAGCCAGGCCAAGTCAATATGGGGATTAACAGATGAGGAACTTGAATCAAATTACCATGACACAGACAGAG aaAGAGCAATGCAAGAAGATTTTCCTTCTAATTACTATGAATGGACTAGCTTATACAAACTTTTTGTTCGTAAACATGATGGAATCAGACAAATGCAGACTTATGTTCTTAAGCGATGTCTGAGAAATCGGCAAGCCCTTGAGGAACACTTTCAACTTTCTTTGCATTCTTCACGACAACAGAAATGGTATCAATTTTTAGAGGACAGGGATGCTGGAAATAGAAAGGCACTTAAAGCCTTAACAGAGCACATGCCAAGGGTAACTCACAGCTACATGTTACATCAG ATCACAGCAATGTATATAGATGGACACCTCAAAGGTGGTTTTCAGACTGTAGAGGCATATGCTGGATTCTGTGGCTACTTCAAGAACTGGCTGGATACCAAAAGCATCAAGCTAAGCGTGCCGCGCCAAGGGGAATTGGTGGCTGAAGATTACAGAGCTTGTCTGGAGTATGTCAACAGTGAG CTTGCAAAACATGCAGAAGAAATAGAGTTGACTGTGAATGATTTTATGAGTAAAGCCAAGCCATATGTGGAGAGACTTCATGAAGTATGGATGTGGCAAAACCAGAATGACACAGGTTACAGGAAGGAACACAGACCCTCCTCTGTGGTGAGGCGCCACAAGTGTTACAG GGAATTTCTGGAGAAAGGAAATATGGAGGATTTCAACCGTCTCAAGATGtactttgaaagaaaagagaTCGTTGTAGCGTGGTTTAAGGACAACAGCTGGTTACACACTCTTCTCGGAGATTTTGTCATGAGACCTTTGAGGCCGGCGTGTTTATCATCAGACCTATCGTCTTCACACTTCTCGTCCGATTGCGTGTCTGGGCTGGTTCAGAG GTTTTTGGAGACTGGTTACCGTTCAGACTTCAACAAAATCCGAATGAAATTGTCCGAAATGGCTACACTTCAACTTCAGAATCTTGTGCGAAAATCTCGTCAGCTGCGAGACTCAATTCAGCAAGACGTCATGAAGGACGATTGTGTTTATGTAAGCGACTACGAAGAAAGAAACCTGATGAACTTTTTTGGTAGAGATCCGTTTTCAGAATATGGCCGACGGAGAATAGAAGTAGTCACCTTAGATTAA